AGAATTTGATCTAAATTAAAGATAGATTTGCAAGTTGCAactatatatctaaaaaataatatatgaataaaaatttaggtGCAGCTGAGTTAGGTTTGAGTCTTGTCATAGCCCTCAAAGCCTAAATTAAGTTGCTATTTGAAGCCTCATTGTGGACCAAAAGTAGCAGTAGCATGCTTTTCTGCTCTCAGGCTCAGCTTCACATGAATGCACAGAAGATTATGTTCAACTAACATTTATCCTCAAAGGATTTTTAGCACTCTTTTGAGATTCTTTTCTCCCTGCAGCATTCTTTAAGCTTTtgataaaatacaaataacatgcacatttttatttatagatattaataaTTGTGTAGTGTCATATTAGAGTCATTTTTCATGTATTAGTTGAGTTTTTGTATTTATCACAAGTGTAAGTAGCTGACTATTTCTTGTTGTTTAGTGTATTGCTTATTAactcctttttttttagaatattccCATCcttgatataaaaataaataaataaatgtgttttgatataaaaataaaaattaactacACTTACAAAGTGTATACCATTTTGTGTTGAAATACCGTTTTATATGGTTTAATGAGCCCATTTACTCCAAACTTTACTACAATTATTAGATTAATCCTATACTAAAAAAGTGTAACAATTTAGTCTATCAACTTCACTTTGTCTTACAATTTATCTTCAATTTAAATGGAACGTGCAATTTCAATAAAAGGATGGCTTACTATAAGGTCAtattatagatatataaaaaaaaaataaaaaaaaaacctcattaaactattttatggtttaacatatttttatttttttaggtaTGTGGTTTACTTTTTGTCACTTTAGTCCTATGTTAATATGATTGTTAGCAAATAATGACCAAATTGCATAACACTATGagaaaattctgatttaaCACGCAATAGTCACTGTTCTTTTAACTGCCACGTCAGCACTTGCTAACAATGCAGTgaaatttgattattatttgCTCACGGTTATATTCACAGGATATTAAAGTAACAAAAGATACACCACAgacctaaaataaaaatatgttaaaccacggaataatttattgaatttttttttaatttagaattctaaAAACTCAGCAGATTGCCAAAAGCAAAACGTGGTCGTTGTCTAAGATATTGGAAGACAATAAAAACTCCAAGCTCCACTGCCCTCTTAACTGTGCTTTTTTATCTTAATCATTTTCTATCTTGAAAATTGAATCTCAGGAAAGGCAAGAGTAAATAATGTTAGAAGTGAGTTCCATTGTGGTCCCAATCCCTATTGTTTTTGGTAAAAGGTAGAAGCGATACAATAGGTAATAATTAATCTGTAGAAAGGTGTTTGTTAGAATGACTGAATCTCCAAAATTGAATTGTTGTTTAAATTAGTGCGGGAGTTCAATATGTGACCATTGCAGTTGCCTGGGTTTTGAGAATCAACTTGCATTTCTTGTGATTCCGTCGAGGCATGCACAAGAGGAACACAATGTCACCGAGGATTTCAATTTCTTACTCTCATTCTCGCTTGAGCCGAGTTGGGTTTAAGTTTTATCGAAATATTTTTTGTAGTATGTTCTAAAAAGATGTCATAATGTGACTTTGTAGTATGCCTTTCTTTTACTCAAACGATGCGTTTCATCTTTTAGACAACTCAGCTAAATGACTACCAAGGCATACATCATTTCAAGTGAGGGTTAAATTGTAACATAAAGCAAAGTCGACATCCCAAATTGttatattcttttagtataagaaaattttaaaattgaggCAAACTTTGAGATAGATATGTTAATTAgactcttaattttattgcaaCTTGGTGTAAAatatgctttcttttttttttattagaaagatataatatgcttttctttaatttacaAATTCACTCTGTTAATTTTTCgagaaaagtaataaaatagagGTTgtgattttactattttataacttttaaaatatgattttcttttttagacaAAGAAATGTATGTTGTTATAAATCGTGACAGAAATATCTTGCAGCTAAAAAGTTCCGATTTGTAAGAATTAATACCATATTCACTCTGATTaataactattattatattatctttatttgataattttagtttagaatttaataatttctaattttattatttaattgtcaaattacGATTTAAAAAGTCATTGATTTgatattagataataaaattagggttgttaaattttaaactcaCGTTATCAACACATAagtaatatgataataatgattaatcggaataaaaataattaaattcttgtgaatcaaaacttttaatattagaatatattttttatcatgatCTGTAACTACAGTACTATATACCCTTTTTTGTCtgtaaaatttacaaattaaaaattataaaataatataatcacattttacttttttatacttattttttttattagtggATTGcctaaatatcaaattaaatttatctcTATATTACTTCTTGAAACAAGctttacttaattaatattaataatgagaaGACATATATTCGAATCTAATGTTGAAATCAGAGGCTTAAACTCTTGTAACATAATCATTGCTCTTATAAATCCCTTGATAGAAATCCAcgttttgaaattgaatttgaaacgtaaaaaaaaaaaaaaaaaaatcaaataatttatatttccccttaaaaaaaaatctatatttcAACTTCAAACCAATTTTTGCATCATGGAAGTCAGAATTctgttgttctttttttttttcaatatcatATCAAAGTATTcaaagtttttaattaatgtttaaattatcaaataaaggtataagaattaattactattcacCCCTAAATTTATACCTAACTCAGTAGTCAGCACATGCATTTCATtcactatattaaaaattccttttattgatatttaactAACTAAAAATACCTCCCTTAGCTAGGAATAGCAAAAACATCtctgttaaatatttttaaaagaatcaaaatatcCCTAAATATTACTGAATATTATAcatgatattcataaaaaaacaaaGGATTTGTATAACCATTGTTTATCACTATCTCTCGTCacatttcatttttcttttaatttttttgatgtaCATATCTAGATTTGATTTAGAGTATGCCGGACAAAATTCTTACAGATGACAAAATATTtccttaaaaattttaatgcaGTTGCATATCTAAGATTCGAACTCGAGATCTTAGTTAAGCTATAAAAGACTCTTAGTATTTCATTTATATGctcttgaatttttaatttttttttctaacagATAACAAACTAAAAGTGGAAAAATCTACTAAAATAGAAACGTATCAAAAGATTATTTTGTCACCTCTTCAATCTCTATTCTCCACTGCAATTAAACCCACTTTAAATAATATCATCAATCTTCTAATAATCATGCACTTCTTGATTTTTTAGGCACCTTCTTCAACATCGCAGTACTATTGCATACTATAAAAGAATCCAGACTTATTTCGCTGTCATTTCTAGCTATTCCTCTACTTTATTGGCtgcttttattatatttatttatgctcTTTCGGATATGTTTGTAATGCACAAAAAGTATTTGAGACAACCCCTTTTGAGTGTagatctaattatattttatgaaattcattcTTGCGAGCTAATCGTTCTCAAGAATACTATAAAAACGCcattaaattatatgttaGAATGAGAAGGATTGAAACATTAAGAAATGGGTTTACTTTCCCTTTGGTTATTATGTTTGTGTCTGTCTATAcagataattttaatttgggtAAACCAATTCATGAGcatgttttaaaaaatgagtCTTCAGAGTCATCTTCATGTTGCGAATGAGTTAATTGGTAAGACTACAAAATTGGGTCGAATGAGAATTGCATGCAACTTGCTTGATAGAATGAGTGTGAGGAGTAATATTCATAGAATACGATGGTTTCAACCTATGCGTGTGCACTTGATTTTTTTCAGAGGATGGAATTTGAAGGAGGGAGCCAAATCTTGTTGCTTGGACATCATTGATTTAAAGTTACGAGCGTTCTGGTTAAGGTACTTATTTTTAGTTACATAAGCTGTTGGAAAGAAGAATAACAACTTTAGCTTTTGTTATAATagcaaattaataaaaggatATATTAGCAAGTCAGTATAGTTGTGGGAcccattaaaataattttatcatatgaATAGATAGAATATAACAAATGTTTTTTACGTAAGAAATATTTAgttagttaaataaataaaataaatttttaatatattaaataaaatatcggtctgacttataatttatgtataaattcaaaaaataaatagtaattaatccAAAATATAACCATTAGATATGAATTATATGATTGCAATTTCACATTATAGTTGGAAAAGCTGAAcgaaaaaaaatacatttttatcCCAAATATTTTTAGGGAGGAGCACATTTGCCCTATTGCATAGGAAtccataaaagaatttattttatttgagaaaaaaatatacaatataagataaaacgaaaatgataaagttgaaagagatattttaatgttatgaaatatattaacttactCATGTGGAgttcatttgaaaattctacatattttattagattttaatttataatcaattccatacaaatttgattatatagatactaaattaactttcactaaagtatataaattttaaatttataaataaattttataaatttcaactaaatgttataattatattattttttctaaaaatagaaTCCACTGTagttaaacaaataaatgtaaatataagttaaaaaatttaaagaactGATGTGACAAAACTTTAGTGCCATACATCTATTTTTTTCAACAAATCGTAATgtccaattttttttaaattttcctACAATATCTTGTTGGTAAATCCAATTAGAaacctttattattttttttaacaatccAGCTACAAACTTCAATTTCCAAACTACccaaaaacaaataacaagaacatttttatttctctctttctcagttcacaatctttctttttcttcgtCTTTTTCTGTTCCATAAATCCATCTTCTACTTTATATCtcaatttcaaaactctaatTATCAAAtctctaattatttattccaCTCTCTTTCTCAACCACTACCACCACCATCACTACAACAACTGCTCCAATTCTTGATCTTTCATTACactttcttctctctctttctcaacAAATCTGAAACTccttatattttctaataaaatctaatgaGAGTATCAATTTCCTGCCTATGTGCAACCCCAACCTAGTAATAACAACCCTCCACCATCACCATCAGAATCACCACTTGAAGAACGAACCAAACCACAATTTGATCAAAGGAGGTTGAAAAAAAAGTTTGCAGTGTTAAATGCtagaatttatgaatataGGTCTTATGGGTAAAAATAATTCATGTACAACGTGTTTATTAGACAAGaaagaagggaaaaaaataaaaataaaataatcaataatcaatcATGCCTTATAGAATTTGCAAttgaaaggaaaaggaaataaagaagataaagaatgaaggaaaagagagagagagagagagagagagagagagtttgAAGGGTTAAGCCACGACAATATTGTCGGATAAAAATGATTGCATGATGTAAATAAAGTCATTTGAACATGTTAAGGAAGTTGTCAATGGCGAAgaacaagtaaaagaaaatgtgtTTCTTTTGATTGATTCTTGATATGAAGATGTGGTATCAGCTTAGCAAGAAAGCAAAGAAGGAAGATTTAGCAATTGTTAAGGAAGCATTACCAATTGttttgtatttgattatattgGGTCCAATTATGTTAAATGAAGGATATGTATTGtagatattgaaaattttaatggtttatttgcgagtaaattttttaactggTACCAATTCTTTGGACCGTGTTTCGAATTTATActggtattttaatttgaatctaaTTGGTACTCAATTTAGGATAGCTCTCCAATTTTTGGCCAATTGATGCTGATTTGGCGATTTGAGGAAGTATATTCCGTTTGATTCTCCACCTCAGCATGTGCCATGTTATAAAAGTCAGCCCAATCAGCCAGCGGGTCTCACCCCCCTAAATTAAAACCATATTCTCCCCAAATTGGACCCTAAATTTGACATTATAAGAAATCCTATCCCTAAATTAACCTTTGTATCACTTTCTTTATCTTACTCATCTGGTAGAATATCAAACAACTCGAAGAAGACTTTTATTATCCCTCTATAAGCAACAGAAAAGGGAGATGATGAACCAGGTGAGCTGCTTCATACTGAAGATGCAATACTAGAAATGCAAATTTCTCAATGTGCATGTGGGAATCGATCTCACTGTAGAGTATCAAGGACCGAAAAGAATCCTGGCCGTAAATTTTAAGGTTGCCCTTACATCAACGTAACACCTTTAGTTATGTTTAATGAATCTTTGGTGTTGTAGTTGTAGGCTTCGAgttgtgatttttttatatggcACGATGAGTGGGAGAATGAGAGGACTGTGATGTTATTGATAGAGTTGAGATGACTGAATTCAAGCTTAGAGAAACTTAGGGCTACCAGTTCTGGAGTTGGTGTTGGTAGGATTCAATCAAAGTAGCtgaagaaggaaaatattATACTGAAAGCCAAGTTGAAGACAACGACAAAGGAGTTAGCAATAGTTCAAGACATGAGGAATTTTTACAAGATTAGATTGTTTGCTGTagttagtattttattttttaagctGTTTCTGTATATGATTTGAATTGTTGGTGTTGGTGTTGGTGTAGGACTTTTTGTTGGTTGAGTGGTGATAACTACCCTTTAACAGTTCTAGTGTAGTAGAGCTAGAATGATGTATTTCTTATTAAATCAATGAAAGCAACTgctatttctatttatatatatatgttatttcttcAAAGACACAATTTAGTTGTGTTGCAAAACTATTAACCATTGGActttaagtaattataaaatagtaatttgtATTAAATGTGAAATACAAGAACAtgacaatataaataaatggtTGTGTCATTATAATAATGTATGACCATAAAGAAACAACACATGTCCTGTTCAAAATACAATGTTTACACTGAACATAATCTAGTGGCAAAAGAAATTTGTCCTAAAGGACAACAAAAGCATCTTTGGTCCTAAAAGCAATAAAAATGGTCACACCAATAACCATGTGAGTAAAACTTTAAGAgtattaaatacataaaatatagTTCCCACATGTAAATAATGATAAGACCAAGCTAAGGCTTGCTATTGTCTCTTAGACCTGCAGGCATCTAAGGCTTATTGTTTGAGGTTGCAGTCTCAAACTTCCCTTTTCCCTCTAGCCTTATGAGTTGTTACATGCACATTATTTTTCCCATTTCCCAAACTTTTGTGCTTTGAAGATAGTGGAACTTGCTCAATTGCCGGAGCAGGATTAATTCCAAAAGCTTTCTTTGGTGCTATGGAAAAAGTTACAGACCTAAGAGGCAGGAATGGCTTCTTGCCCTTATATTTAACTGTCTTCATATTACTCTGTTGCGAGCCTCCATTCAGGCCACTTGATTGAGTTGGAATCTCACTTAGCAACTCATCGATACTTCTGGTATTTTGATGAGGTCTCTATGTTCCTGCAACACTTTAGGACACATTTGTCCACTGAAGATTAAAGTCATCTAGATCTACTAGATGAACATGTATATTAAACTCCCCTTGGCTTGATTATTTAGGAGTTAGATTATATAGTTGCATAAGTTAAATCAAATGTACATTAGcttattacaaatatacatttacttattataaatatacatataacaTTAACTTATTACTTGTGCGCTTGGGATTATAAGGGACAGAACTGCAAAAGTTGAAGCAGTCCCAATTAGATCCTTTTTTAAAGCCTCATCATAAGGAAGTTGGTCATTCTCATCATGAGGAACTTCTTGGTTGTTGTTACTGCATGTCTGGTTTGCTCTTCTTTTTACCTAGTAAAACACACAAAGAATATTGTTCAAGGTGATTTTAAAGaaacttaatatatatttttaataaaattgctCTTACTTGAAATTTTTTCCTCCTAGGCTGTTTTAATCTAGATCTGCCATTGCCTTGGTACTCTTGTTGTGGCCTTTAGCCCCACAGATAATGCAAGTCCTCACTGACCCTTTCTTGCTTactttgctttttttttagTAGGGTTGCCATCTCATCCTCTTCTAACCTCCTATTTGTAACAGATCtgcctttcttttttggttgaACTGGAGCAGGAGGTAGCACAGGTAGTGTTGTGGCTCTTGGCAAAAAATCATAGCTAGTGGTAGGGTTTAGCAAGTGGCTATATGTTCTTAAATAAGTATTTACCTTATAATAATCATCTAGATAATTCTCAGGATTATCATGCTTGTATTAGATTGCACACATTGCATGGCAGCGTGGCATACTAGTTAAATCAAACATCCTACAAATACATGTTCTTTCCTTAATGTCAACCACAAACTGCCCCCAAGACCAACCACTTGAAACCTATCCCCCTGACCATTCAATTCTGAACATCTAGCAGAACTCTTTAGACTTCTCTAACTTAGCTATAATCTTATAACAATATTGActtgtatttcttttcatgGCATCTCTCTTTTTGCGAATCctttttattaactttgttctAATGATCTTATTCATTGTTATAACCCCCTTAGTCCTTGACTATagaataaaactattaaaacatTCGCATAAGTTATTTAATAACATGTCATGTTTAAGGGTTGCCCTAAAATGTGACCTAGACCAAAGGTGGGAGGGGGGGGGGGGTATATTCTTCATGTAGTTATAGCctcatttagaaatttttgCTAATTTATCCATTATTTTCTCGTACATTTGCACATAACTAGCCCTTGCAGCTTCCCAAACTAGCTATTTTAGACCTAATGTATTcaactttttcttaaaattgttATAGACATGTCTAACATAAACTCTGTGTTCTGCACTAGGAAGAAACTCTTCAATTGTAGGAATTAAACCctaattaagaataaaaaagaatagacTACCATTAACAATTCAAACATATTATAGTTCATATAAATGCTaaactaaatcaaaataaaaggagtAAAAGCTTGTATCTTATATCTGTCACTCATAAAGGTTTAGTGGCAACTGTTGTTGAGTTCTAAATCTTCTGCAAGTAATTCTATTGACCATTTCAAGTTGTCTTTGTTCTCCTTTTGGACAACTGCCCATGCAACTGGATATATAGTCATTACCCTTAATTACCACAGATGTTAGTAGCTGCCCACCACAAATTTCCTTCAACCAGCAACCATCAATTGAGATTAAAGGTTTGCAATACTTGAACCCATCCTTTAGGGCAGTAAAACATACATATAAACCCTTGAACTAGAGATGGCAACGGGTCGGATCTGGACCGGATCCGACTGGATCCAGATCCGTTTTTGGACCTTGGATCCATATCCGATCCGGATCCGTCGGGTCTGAAAAGTTGGGATCCAGATCCAGATCTGGGTCCAAAACGGATCCTAAACGGATCTTGCTGATTTTAcctattttttttccaaaagtTATAGAATTCACATAAAAAAATGCATACGTTATGCTTTTCAAGCCTCCCTCAAAGGGTACAGGTTCAAATGTTATACTAATCCATACTAATCCAATAATACAAAACAACTTATACAAACtcaacaatccaataatacaTGTCTTTTGAATAACGATACAAATGAGCATCATCAACATTCATCTCCCAATAGCACCTTGCACCAACTACCAAAAGGCTAATACTCTTCATCACTActaacatcatcaacatcctacaatagaaaaacaaccaaaaagaataattaggGATTGGATAAGAACTAAAAGtaaatgtttatatattaatgtaactttttaaatattaccaTATCAATAATATCAACTACATCCATCCCTTGTGCGTCATTATCATCCTCACAATCTTCCGTAATAGTGGAACATGAAAGGGATCCTTCAAAATTGCCTttgtcataaataattaaaattacattaGATTAGAAATAGAAGTTGAAATCTAtattaaaaggaaagaaatataactaaGTAAAATATTACCTTTCACATCATCAACCATCCAACTTTACAAGCACATTAGAGCCTCCACGGTTTGAGAATGAAGTCGAGAACGATGGGCACTAACCACTCTTCCTCCCATACTAAATGCACTTTCCCAAGCAACCGAAGAGACGGGAATTGCAAGAATATCCTTGGcaatttttttcaaagttgGATAATTTTGATCTCTACTCCACCATTTAAGAACATTAAATTCATTATCCTCCGGCATAGTGTCACTCTCTAAGTATTGATCAATCTCACTCCTCAAAGGTGTACTTCTAACCTTTTGTCTCTTAGATCTTGCAAAATCATCTTCATCACCACACTCGTTAAACCCTCTCTTTAATGGTGATGGTTCATTCACTACCtcattcttattttgaaaCTCATGGACAAGATTATCAAGGGTCTTTCTTATTCTTGTCATTTCACTATTAGCATCATCTCCATATAATTTTCCAAAATAATGAGCCACACAACCTATTTTATTTCTAGGATCTAAAATGGCAGCAATAGCTAAAATCCCATTAATATGTGACCAATATTTGTCAAATTTTTCAACCATACTCTTAGCCATTATCCTAATAACCTCATGATTATCGGTTTGCACCCAACGATTCAAAGCAAGTCTAATTTCACAAACAAttcgaaaaaataaattagcaGTTGGAtgatttctaataaaaaaaaaccttgGTTGCCTTGTAGAATATTTCCAACTTTTGACAAACAAGAGTAGCCATAGTCCAATCGTTATCACTAGGAACATAAAACTTAAGCCTTTTATTTAGACGTTTCAACTTATTAAAAACATCCTTGAAAGGCAAACTAGATTCAAGCATCAAGTAAGTAGAATTCCACCTAGTTTTACAATCAAGAGCCACTCTTTTAGTTTTAGTCACATTCAAAAGACGACAAGCTTCCTCAAATTTTTCAATCCTTTTAGGGGTAGACATCCAAAATGCTATACACTCTCTTACTTTGATAATTGCATGATCAATCACTTCTAAACCATCTTTCACAATCAAGTTTAGAATATGAGCACTACACCTCATGTGCAAAAAATCTCCATTTAACTCCAAGCAACTACTTTCTAATTTCTCCAACAAAACATTGATCATAGCATCATTTGTAGTACAATTATCAACAACAACAGAAGAAATTTTGTTTTCCAAAGAAAATTGAGAGAAACTATCCATAAGAACCTTAACAATAACTCCATTTGTATGTGGACATGGCACAAAACAAAACCTacacacaaaataaatataccaaatacATAAATTAGAGCTAGAACAATTACCAACCAAATAACATAAGCATCATATAATCATATAGCCAAAATTCAAATAGCCAAAAAGAACGAaatataagtatataaacattatattatttatacaatattagaaagaaatcaattaaacaattaCCTTAATGTAAGATTATGAAAAACCCACTGTTGGTCAATGAAATGCGAAGTAACAGCCATGTACCCCTTTTTTTGATTAGAGGCGGTCCACATATCAGTTGTTATTGCCACTCTACCCTCATTAGCCTCTAataaatccttaaaagaaattctttcattGTTGTACATTTTCATCACATCACTCCTTAACGGGTTCCTTGAAATAATCTTGAAATTATCATTTAAGCTCTTGACAAAGCTCCTAAAACCAAGATGATCCACGATTGACAAAGGATATTCATGTATTACTACCATTCTAACCAACTCTCGCCTTGAAACATCTTGATCAAATAtcactttcttttgtttttccttaactGTCAAAGAAGTAGTCCCATCAACTTCGGTCTTAATCTTCAATTGTGATTGACCAGACGGAAGCTTCA
The sequence above is drawn from the Ricinus communis isolate WT05 ecotype wild-type chromosome 7, ASM1957865v1, whole genome shotgun sequence genome and encodes:
- the LOC107261413 gene encoding zinc finger BED domain-containing protein RICESLEEPER 2-like — its product is MEEQSNFKDSNEEPFVVLSDQNEEDELEGLVEVENDTSKENESSSSKKNKKLTSEAWDYFDVVKIKDIQKAKCKYCKSALSYSKNNGTSHLLKHAKKTCSRRHLKLPSGQSQLKIKTEVDGTTSLTVKEKQKKVIFDQDVSRRELVRMVVIHEYPLSIVDHLGFRSFVKSLNDNFKIISRNPLRSDVMKMYNNERISFKDLLEANEGRVAITTDMWTASNQKKGYMAVTSHFIDQQWVFHNLTLRFCFVPCPHTNGVIVKVLMDSFSQFSLENKISSVVVDNCTTNDAMINVLLEKLESSCLELNGDFLHMRCSAHILNLIVKDGLEVIDHAIIKVRECIAFWMSTPKRIEKFEEACRLLNVTKTKRVALDCKTRWNSTYLMLESSLPFKDVFNKLKRLNKRLKFYVPSDNDWTMATLVCQKLALNRWVQTDNHEVIRIMAKSMVEKFDKYWSHINGILAIAAILDPRNKIGCVAHYFGKLYGDDANSEMTRIRKTLDNLVHEFQNKNEVVNEPSPLKRGFNECGDEDDFARSKRQKRVTLCRRIMNLMFLNGGVEIKIIQL